In a genomic window of Bordetella petrii:
- a CDS encoding sensor histidine kinase codes for MRILLRVALIIGAISGLALLGLLAWSTGNASRFARYYDTLLVLNGVFALALFVWVVALTTRLLRQIRRRQFGARLTARFALAFALIGVVPGALIYTVSVQFMSRSIESWFNVRVDSALESGLNLGRAALDSLLADMDAKARAMAAELNNTADRDIPLALTRLRESSGVQDVMVFTGSGRLVAFSTDQYGQLLPEIPPATVLNQLRLGRGYSAAEADESKVAGGKDRLMLRVVIPLNSPARFDSLTSLQSEPRWLQLLQPVPEQIADNANRVQQGFRDYQELALSRLGLRKLYGITLTLSLLLAVFAAIAVALSLSKRLVRPLLRLAAGTQAVGVGDYRPLPEPPERDEVGQLTRSFNAMTRQLDEARHMVESNRRQLERSNVYLESVLSNLSSGVLVFDEGFRVTTVNQGAQSILQADLRSVIGRPLETVDGMLEFIQIVRQAFAQHAAVGSERLHWQQQFEITLAPAADSTEAPQPLTLLARGTHLRVDGRGNGYLVVFDDITEVISANRTVAWGEVARRLAHEIKNPLTPIQLSAERLAMKLADRLQPADRQMLERSTNTIVNQVGSLKQMVDDFREYARTPPAVMQSIDFNALVADVLSLYGWEPGEKTAATRHGAPALNLDVELEPGLPNIEGDPTQLRQVIHNLLSNARDAIAEQGDQGRVRVTTRLTGGPGSEDAQPAVRFTVADSGQGFSSKVMQRAFEPYVTTKAHGTGLGLAIVRKIIEEHGGKIDLANRKEGGARVSILLTRLASRAVAMDAAAQEKDNAATQ; via the coding sequence ATGAGAATCCTGCTGCGCGTGGCGCTGATTATCGGCGCGATCAGCGGCCTGGCATTGCTGGGCCTGTTGGCCTGGTCCACCGGCAACGCCTCGCGCTTCGCCCGCTACTACGACACCCTGCTGGTCCTGAACGGCGTCTTCGCGCTGGCCCTGTTCGTCTGGGTGGTGGCGCTGACCACCCGGCTGCTGCGGCAGATCCGCCGGCGCCAGTTCGGCGCGCGCCTGACGGCCCGTTTCGCGCTGGCGTTCGCCCTGATCGGCGTGGTGCCGGGGGCGCTGATCTACACCGTGTCGGTGCAGTTCATGTCGCGCTCGATCGAGTCCTGGTTCAACGTGCGGGTCGACAGCGCCCTCGAATCCGGCCTGAACCTGGGCCGCGCGGCGCTCGACTCGCTGCTGGCCGACATGGACGCCAAGGCGCGCGCCATGGCGGCCGAACTCAACAACACAGCCGACCGCGACATTCCGCTGGCCCTGACGCGGCTGCGCGAGTCCAGCGGCGTCCAGGACGTCATGGTGTTCACCGGCAGCGGCCGCCTGGTGGCGTTTTCCACCGACCAGTATGGCCAGCTGCTGCCCGAGATCCCGCCGGCCACCGTGCTGAACCAGCTGCGGCTGGGGCGCGGCTACTCGGCCGCCGAGGCCGACGAGTCCAAAGTGGCGGGCGGCAAAGACCGCCTGATGCTGCGCGTGGTCATTCCGTTGAATTCGCCGGCCCGCTTCGACAGCCTGACGTCGCTGCAGTCCGAGCCGCGCTGGCTGCAGCTGCTGCAACCCGTGCCCGAACAGATCGCCGACAACGCCAACCGCGTGCAGCAAGGCTTTCGCGACTATCAAGAACTGGCCCTGTCGCGGCTGGGCCTGCGCAAGCTGTATGGCATTACTCTGACCCTGTCGCTACTGTTGGCGGTATTTGCCGCCATTGCGGTGGCGCTGTCGCTGTCCAAGCGCCTGGTGCGGCCGCTGCTGCGGCTGGCGGCGGGCACGCAGGCGGTGGGCGTGGGCGATTACCGGCCCCTGCCCGAGCCGCCCGAGCGCGACGAAGTAGGCCAACTGACCCGCTCGTTCAACGCCATGACGCGCCAGCTCGACGAGGCGCGCCACATGGTGGAAAGCAATCGTCGCCAGCTTGAACGCTCGAATGTGTACCTGGAAAGCGTGCTGTCGAACCTGTCGTCGGGCGTACTGGTGTTCGACGAAGGCTTTCGCGTCACCACCGTCAACCAGGGCGCGCAGTCTATCTTGCAAGCCGACCTGCGCTCGGTCATCGGGCGTCCGCTGGAAACCGTGGACGGCATGCTCGAATTCATCCAGATCGTGCGCCAGGCCTTTGCCCAGCACGCGGCGGTGGGGTCCGAGCGCCTGCACTGGCAACAGCAGTTCGAGATCACGCTGGCGCCGGCCGCCGATTCCACCGAAGCGCCGCAGCCCCTGACGCTGCTGGCCCGCGGCACGCATTTGCGCGTTGATGGCCGCGGCAACGGCTACCTGGTGGTGTTCGACGACATTACCGAAGTCATTTCGGCCAACCGCACCGTGGCCTGGGGCGAAGTGGCGCGCCGGCTGGCGCACGAAATCAAGAATCCGCTCACGCCCATCCAGCTGTCGGCCGAGCGGCTGGCCATGAAGCTGGCCGACCGCCTGCAACCGGCAGACCGGCAGATGCTCGAGCGTTCCACCAACACCATCGTGAACCAGGTGGGGTCGTTGAAGCAGATGGTGGACGACTTCCGCGAATATGCCCGCACGCCGCCGGCCGTGATGCAGTCCATCGATTTCAACGCCCTGGTGGCCGACGTGCTGTCGCTATACGGCTGGGAGCCGGGCGAGAAGACCGCCGCCACCCGCCACGGCGCGCCTGCCCTGAACCTGGATGTCGAGCTCGAGCCCGGCCTGCCCAATATCGAAGGCGATCCGACCCAGCTGCGCCAGGTCATCCACAACCTGCTCTCGAATGCACGCGATGCCATCGCCGAGCAGGGCGACCAGGGGCGCGTGCGCGTCACCACCCGTCTGACCGGCGGCCCCGGCAGCGAAGACGCGCAGCCCGCGGTGCGCTTCACCGTGGCCGACAGCGGCCAGGGGTTCTCGTCGAAGGTCATGCAGCGGGCCTTTGAGCCGTATGTCACCACCAAGGCGCACGGGACTGGGTTAGGATTGGCAATTGTGCGCAAAATCATCGAAGAGCACGGTGGCAAGATCGATCTTGCTAACCGCAAAGAGGGTGGGGCGCGGGTCTCGATATTGCTGACCCGTCTGGCGTCCAGGGCTGTTGCTATGGACGCGGCTGCACAAGAAAAGGATAATGCGGCTACGCAATAG
- a CDS encoding double zinc ribbon domain-containing protein, giving the protein MSPIIAHSLLLFPRQVARRLLAGLPSDCPLCGETAAGGRLCPGCAHDIAHRMRDGSPRCARCALRLQAPAGRHCPDCGSAAPAFARTIAAFDYEPPYDSLIGRYKGERRYGLATTLAQLLADAVARQAVPLHPATVLTPIPSSQASLRRRGFNPAAELAASLGAQLHLPLRRGVLQRVREGPRQAAGNRRARRQGAQGLFHCIRPMPGCIVGLVDDVMTTGSTVDAAARALLRAGATEVTVLVAARTPMPDTPAGKRFST; this is encoded by the coding sequence ATGTCGCCCATTATTGCCCATTCGCTTCTTTTGTTCCCGCGGCAGGTCGCCCGCCGCCTGCTGGCGGGATTGCCCTCCGATTGTCCGCTGTGCGGCGAAACCGCCGCGGGCGGGCGGTTGTGTCCGGGGTGCGCGCACGACATCGCGCACCGCATGCGCGACGGCAGCCCGCGTTGCGCGCGTTGCGCACTGCGGTTGCAAGCTCCGGCCGGCCGCCATTGTCCCGACTGCGGGTCCGCCGCGCCGGCCTTTGCGCGGACCATCGCGGCTTTCGATTACGAGCCGCCTTACGACAGCCTGATCGGCCGTTACAAGGGCGAACGGCGCTACGGGCTGGCCACGACGCTGGCGCAACTGCTGGCCGACGCCGTGGCGCGGCAGGCCGTGCCGCTGCACCCGGCCACGGTGCTGACGCCCATTCCATCCAGCCAGGCGTCGCTGCGGCGGCGCGGCTTTAACCCGGCCGCGGAGCTGGCGGCCAGCCTGGGCGCGCAACTGCATCTGCCGCTGCGGCGCGGCGTCTTGCAACGCGTGCGCGAAGGCCCCAGGCAGGCGGCGGGCAACCGCCGGGCGCGGCGCCAGGGCGCGCAAGGCCTGTTCCATTGCATCCGGCCTATGCCGGGCTGCATCGTGGGTCTGGTGGACGACGTGATGACCACCGGCAGCACTGTCGACGCCGCCGCCCGCGCCCTGCTGCGGGCAGGCGCGACGGAAGTAACCGTGCTGGTGGCGGCCCGCACGCCGATGCCTGACACCCCGGCGGGCAAACGATTCTCGACATAA
- a CDS encoding TrkH family potassium uptake protein: MRRLLATFYVAGLTMVVFALTMLLPLLVAYVGDDAGFTAFLDGFLLAFGGGAAVWLSTRRGRCELHARDGFLLVSVVWVSLPLLAAIPLLIYFNRAGIPLSFTDAYFEAMSGLTTTGATILVHLDQLPASINLWRATLVWIGGLGILVLAVAILPLLGVGGHQVVRAETPGPMKDERLTPRIASTAKALYAVYFGLSLLCLVAYRGVGLSWFDAWCHTATTMGLGGFSTRDEGFAYFNSVSVEVVAMIFMTLAGINFATHFSALRQGRLRAYLVCPQTIPYLVIMLGAGLVISGYLYLRGVYADPLQALRFGMFNTISVATTTGYANVDYAAWPLVAPLSMLLLSGFVTSAGSTGGGIKMVRAVLLVKQARNELVTMLHPHAVSPIRMGGRLVDQRVMASVLAFMVVYGLSIGVLTSLMLVSGLEPVTAFSAVIASINNTGPGLGPVGPMGNFAVLTDFQTWVCTFAMLIGRLELLTVMVLFTPMFWRK; encoded by the coding sequence ATGAGGCGGTTGCTGGCGACCTTTTACGTGGCCGGCCTGACCATGGTCGTCTTCGCGCTCACCATGCTGTTGCCGCTGCTGGTGGCGTATGTGGGCGACGACGCCGGGTTTACCGCCTTCCTCGACGGTTTCCTGCTGGCCTTTGGCGGCGGCGCGGCCGTGTGGCTGTCCACCCGCCGGGGGCGTTGCGAGCTGCACGCGCGCGACGGCTTCCTGCTGGTGTCGGTGGTGTGGGTCAGCCTGCCGCTGCTGGCGGCCATTCCGCTGCTCATCTACTTCAACCGGGCCGGCATTCCGCTGTCGTTCACCGATGCCTACTTCGAGGCCATGTCGGGGCTTACCACCACCGGGGCCACCATACTTGTCCACCTCGACCAGTTGCCGGCTTCCATCAACCTGTGGCGCGCCACCCTGGTCTGGATAGGCGGCCTGGGCATCCTGGTGCTGGCCGTGGCCATCTTGCCGCTGCTGGGCGTGGGCGGTCATCAGGTGGTGCGCGCCGAAACCCCCGGCCCCATGAAAGACGAGCGCCTCACGCCGCGCATCGCCAGCACCGCCAAGGCCCTGTACGCGGTGTATTTCGGCCTGTCGCTGCTGTGCCTGGTGGCCTACCGCGGGGTGGGCCTGAGCTGGTTCGACGCCTGGTGCCACACGGCCACCACCATGGGCCTGGGCGGGTTTTCCACGCGCGACGAAGGCTTCGCCTATTTCAATTCGGTGTCGGTCGAAGTGGTGGCCATGATCTTCATGACGCTTGCCGGCATCAACTTCGCCACCCACTTCAGCGCGCTGCGCCAGGGCCGTCTGCGGGCCTACCTGGTGTGCCCGCAGACGATTCCCTACCTGGTCATCATGCTGGGGGCGGGGCTGGTCATTTCCGGCTATCTGTACCTGCGCGGGGTCTACGCCGATCCGTTGCAGGCCCTGCGCTTTGGCATGTTCAATACCATTTCCGTGGCCACGACCACGGGTTACGCCAACGTCGACTACGCCGCCTGGCCGCTGGTGGCGCCACTGAGTATGCTGTTGCTGTCGGGCTTCGTGACCTCTGCGGGCTCTACCGGCGGCGGCATCAAAATGGTGCGTGCGGTGCTGCTGGTCAAGCAGGCGCGCAACGAACTGGTCACCATGCTGCACCCTCATGCGGTCAGCCCCATTCGCATGGGGGGGCGCCTGGTCGACCAGCGCGTCATGGCCTCGGTGCTGGCGTTCATGGTCGTGTATGGCCTGTCGATCGGCGTGCTGACCAGCCTGATGCTGGTATCGGGGCTCGAACCCGTCACGGCCTTCTCGGCGGTCATCGCCAGCATCAACAACACCGGCCCCGGGCTGGGACCGGTGGGGCCGATGGGCAATTTCGCCGTGCTGACCGATTTCCAGACCTGGGTCTGCACCTTCGCAATGCTGATCGGCCGGCTTGAACTGCTGACCGTTATGGTGCTGTTCACGCCTATGTTCTGGCGCAAATAG
- the rsmB gene encoding 16S rRNA (cytosine(967)-C(5))-methyltransferase RsmB produces MSPSSASSDPVAAPARPALSAVLLAAAGALRAVADGRSLTDALAGVAPALRPATQAVSFHAMRQLGWAAAIGRRLVQRSPGALFDALLQVSLSLLRAPQGEDASAVPAGMPVYAPHTVVNQAVTAAAGQRALAAYKGLLNASLRRFLRERAALEAAVAKLPEARWNHPAWWVDQLGAAYPDQWQAILAAANVPPPLTLRVNTRRASVEQVRQALQADGIASEPVGAAGLVLAEARPVAQLPGFAAGWWSVQDAAAQLAAPLLAPRDGQRVLDACAAPGGKTAHLLELANLDLLALDADAARLARVEQNLDRLGLRSDRVALAAADAADLDAWWDGRPFDAVLADVPCTASGIVRRHPDIRWLRRAPDVARTAALQARIADALWRTVAPGGRLLYVTCSVFPAEGARQAEAFARRHADAQRLEAPGQLLPVAVGATPQAQHDGFFYALFAKQA; encoded by the coding sequence ATGTCCCCGTCTTCTGCTTCTTCGGACCCTGTCGCCGCGCCTGCCCGGCCGGCGCTGTCGGCCGTGCTGCTGGCCGCCGCTGGCGCGCTGCGCGCCGTGGCCGACGGGCGCTCGCTTACCGACGCCCTGGCCGGCGTGGCCCCGGCCTTGCGCCCCGCCACGCAGGCGGTGTCGTTCCATGCCATGCGCCAGCTGGGCTGGGCCGCCGCCATCGGGCGCCGCCTGGTGCAGCGCTCGCCCGGCGCGCTGTTCGACGCGCTGCTGCAGGTGTCCTTGTCGCTGTTGCGGGCGCCGCAGGGCGAAGACGCATCCGCCGTGCCCGCCGGCATGCCGGTCTACGCGCCGCACACCGTGGTGAACCAGGCGGTAACGGCCGCGGCCGGCCAGCGTGCCCTGGCGGCCTACAAAGGCCTGCTCAACGCCAGCTTGCGCCGCTTTCTGCGAGAGCGCGCGGCGCTGGAAGCGGCCGTGGCCAAGCTGCCCGAAGCGCGCTGGAACCACCCCGCATGGTGGGTCGACCAGCTCGGCGCCGCCTATCCCGACCAGTGGCAAGCCATTTTGGCCGCCGCCAATGTGCCGCCTCCCTTGACCCTGCGCGTGAACACGCGGCGCGCCAGCGTCGAGCAGGTGCGCCAGGCTTTGCAGGCAGACGGCATTGCTTCCGAGCCGGTCGGCGCGGCCGGCCTGGTGCTGGCCGAGGCCCGCCCGGTGGCGCAACTGCCCGGCTTCGCCGCCGGTTGGTGGTCGGTGCAGGATGCGGCCGCGCAGCTGGCGGCGCCGTTGCTGGCGCCGCGCGACGGGCAGCGTGTGCTTGACGCCTGCGCCGCGCCGGGCGGCAAGACCGCCCATTTGCTGGAACTGGCCAACCTGGACCTGCTGGCCCTGGACGCCGACGCCGCACGCCTGGCGCGCGTAGAGCAGAACCTGGACCGCCTGGGGCTGCGCTCTGACCGCGTGGCCCTGGCCGCCGCCGATGCCGCCGACCTTGACGCCTGGTGGGATGGCCGGCCGTTCGACGCGGTGCTGGCCGACGTGCCCTGCACGGCTTCGGGCATCGTGCGCCGTCATCCCGATATCCGCTGGCTGCGCCGCGCCCCTGACGTTGCCCGCACGGCCGCACTGCAGGCCCGCATTGCCGATGCGCTGTGGCGCACCGTGGCGCCGGGCGGGCGGCTGCTGTACGTGACCTGCTCGGTATTCCCGGCCGAAGGGGCCCGGCAGGCGGAGGCCTTCGCGCGCCGCCATGCCGATGCTCAGCGCCTGGAGGCGCCTGGCCAACTGCTGCCTGTTGCGGTTGGCGCAACACCGCAGGCCCAGCACGATGGCTTTTTCTACGCCTTGTTTGCCAAGCAGGCATGA
- a CDS encoding methyltransferase domain-containing protein, which yields MSQSSPESPPTLPLVPAHVIRQFARRGDLSDAQFLYGEVARRMLGRLQYIRLQPAALLDAGCGAGDNLPLLRERYPDAAYLGLDVSETLLAHARQRHAVSGAARWLGKLAGRAGRGPRFVRADLADTGLAAESLDLVWSNLALHWHAAPHAVLAEWRRVLKVGGLAMFSCLGPGTLRELRQALDDAGLRTATPSFVDMHDFGDLLVDSGFADPVMDQETLTLTYRSPQRLLEDVRALGGNPARDRRRGLAGRGWRDRLCAALEAQRDADGVIPLTIEVAYGHAWRAASRRSAPGETRLSVSAIGGRSGG from the coding sequence ATGTCACAGTCTTCACCCGAATCCCCGCCCACCCTGCCCCTGGTGCCTGCGCACGTCATCCGGCAATTCGCGCGCCGCGGCGACTTGTCCGACGCGCAATTCCTGTATGGCGAGGTCGCCCGCCGCATGTTGGGCCGGCTGCAGTACATCCGCCTGCAACCAGCCGCCTTGCTGGACGCCGGCTGCGGCGCGGGCGACAACCTGCCGCTGCTGCGCGAGCGCTATCCCGACGCCGCGTACCTGGGCCTGGACGTCAGCGAAACGCTGCTGGCGCACGCCCGCCAGCGTCATGCCGTGAGCGGCGCGGCCCGCTGGCTGGGCAAGCTGGCAGGCCGGGCAGGCCGCGGCCCGCGCTTCGTGCGCGCCGACCTGGCCGACACCGGCCTGGCCGCCGAATCGCTGGATCTGGTGTGGTCCAACCTGGCGCTGCACTGGCACGCCGCCCCGCACGCGGTGCTGGCCGAATGGCGGCGCGTGCTCAAGGTGGGAGGGCTGGCAATGTTCTCGTGCCTGGGGCCGGGCACCCTGCGCGAATTGCGCCAGGCGCTTGACGACGCCGGCCTGCGCACCGCCACGCCCTCGTTCGTGGACATGCATGACTTTGGCGATCTGCTGGTGGACAGCGGCTTCGCGGACCCCGTAATGGACCAGGAAACCCTTACCCTGACGTACCGCAGCCCGCAGCGCCTGCTGGAAGACGTGCGCGCGCTGGGCGGCAACCCCGCCCGCGACCGCCGGCGCGGCCTGGCCGGACGCGGCTGGCGCGACCGCCTGTGCGCCGCGCTGGAGGCGCAGCGCGATGCCGATGGCGTGATCCCGCTGACGATAGAAGTCGCCTATGGCCACGCATGGCGCGCGGCCTCGCGGCGCAGCGCGCCGGGCGAAACCCGGTTGTCCGTCAGCGCCATCGGCGGGCGGTCGGGGGGATGA
- a CDS encoding response regulator, producing the protein MARILVVDDEVGIRELLSEILYDEGHTVELAENAAEARAARLRTRPDLVLLDIWMPDTDGVSLLKEWGSQGLLDMPVIMMSGHATIDTAVEATRIGAMDFLEKPITLQRLLKTIAAGLARGRAPHPAPAIAPLAPATPPVPLEDELDPPAAALAAMPAAAEAAPLSNGRLGSIALDQPLREARDEFERIYFEYHLVRENHSMTRVSERTGLERTHLYRKLKQLGIESARKRGT; encoded by the coding sequence ATGGCCAGAATTCTGGTGGTTGACGACGAAGTCGGCATTCGCGAACTTTTGTCAGAGATCCTTTACGACGAAGGGCACACGGTCGAATTGGCCGAAAACGCGGCAGAGGCGCGCGCCGCGCGCCTGCGCACGCGCCCCGACCTGGTCCTGCTCGACATCTGGATGCCTGATACCGACGGGGTCAGCCTGCTGAAGGAATGGGGCTCGCAAGGTCTGCTCGACATGCCCGTCATCATGATGAGCGGCCACGCCACCATCGACACCGCGGTCGAGGCCACGCGCATCGGCGCCATGGACTTCCTCGAAAAGCCCATCACGCTGCAGCGCCTGCTCAAGACCATCGCCGCCGGCCTGGCGCGCGGGCGCGCCCCGCATCCGGCGCCGGCCATCGCACCGCTGGCGCCTGCCACGCCGCCGGTGCCGCTCGAAGACGAGCTCGATCCTCCCGCCGCCGCGCTGGCCGCGATGCCGGCCGCGGCCGAAGCCGCCCCGCTGTCCAACGGCAGGTTGGGCTCCATTGCCCTCGACCAGCCCTTGCGCGAAGCGCGCGACGAATTCGAGCGCATCTACTTCGAATACCACCTGGTGCGCGAAAACCACAGCATGACGCGCGTTTCCGAGCGCACCGGCCTCGAGCGCACCCACCTGTACCGCAAGCTCAAGCAGCTGGGCATCGAATCCGCGCGCAAGCGAGGCACATGA
- a CDS encoding YbdK family carboxylate-amine ligase, whose protein sequence is MEQIPFVSSAPNTLGIELELQLINPRSFDLAAAADELLAQMANHPIADRVKPEITRSMIELNSSVHEHPMGLLAEMREMRDALCDAADAVGVSVAGGGAHPFMRWQERAISDSPRFQYLAEMYGYLARQFTVFGQHIHLGVPSGDAAVRMVRGLSPYVPHFIALSASSPYYEGVDTLFSCCRLNAVSSFPLAGHLPADVTDWYRFEAHIAQLRACGLAESIKDLYWDIRPKPEFGTVEIRVCDTPLTVERACQLAAFAQALAVLVTREPEPAPAAWLAYRSNHFQACRFGLQGSYVTPDGQRLRLIDHLRALFQRLMPIADELGTGDMLVALRDESIRNGNDARWLRSQFHRLRDLPLVVESMTHAWRGERETAGAAAEVPRRRIRATSEPVHGVQALATPEAGVTPGWRPDRLH, encoded by the coding sequence ATGGAACAGATCCCGTTCGTTTCGTCCGCCCCCAATACGCTCGGCATCGAGCTTGAGTTGCAACTCATCAATCCGCGCAGCTTCGACCTGGCTGCCGCCGCCGACGAACTGCTGGCCCAAATGGCCAACCATCCCATTGCAGACCGGGTCAAACCCGAGATCACCCGGTCGATGATCGAATTGAATTCCTCGGTGCATGAGCACCCCATGGGCCTGCTGGCCGAAATGCGCGAAATGCGCGACGCCCTGTGCGACGCGGCCGACGCGGTCGGCGTCTCTGTGGCCGGGGGCGGGGCGCACCCCTTCATGCGCTGGCAGGAACGCGCTATTTCCGATTCGCCCAGGTTCCAGTACCTGGCCGAGATGTACGGCTACCTGGCTCGCCAGTTCACGGTGTTCGGCCAGCACATCCACCTGGGCGTGCCTTCGGGGGACGCGGCGGTGCGCATGGTGCGCGGCCTGTCGCCCTACGTGCCGCATTTCATTGCCTTGTCGGCCTCGTCGCCCTACTACGAAGGCGTGGACACGCTGTTCTCGTGCTGCCGCCTGAATGCGGTCAGCAGCTTCCCGCTGGCCGGCCACCTGCCGGCCGACGTTACTGACTGGTACCGGTTCGAGGCGCACATTGCGCAGTTGCGTGCCTGCGGCCTCGCCGAGAGCATCAAAGACCTGTACTGGGACATCCGTCCCAAGCCCGAATTCGGCACGGTCGAAATCCGCGTGTGCGATACGCCCCTGACTGTCGAGCGCGCCTGCCAGCTGGCCGCCTTTGCGCAAGCGCTGGCCGTGCTGGTGACGCGGGAGCCCGAGCCGGCGCCTGCTGCGTGGCTGGCTTACCGCAGCAATCATTTCCAGGCGTGCCGTTTTGGCCTGCAGGGCAGTTACGTTACGCCCGACGGCCAGCGCCTGCGCCTGATCGACCATCTGCGCGCCCTGTTCCAGCGCTTGATGCCTATCGCCGACGAGCTGGGCACCGGCGACATGCTGGTCGCGCTGCGCGATGAATCGATTCGCAACGGCAACGACGCCCGCTGGCTACGCAGCCAGTTCCACCGGCTGCGCGACCTGCCGCTGGTGGTCGAGTCGATGACTCACGCCTGGCGCGGCGAACGCGAAACCGCGGGCGCGGCGGCCGAGGTGCCGCGGCGTCGGATTCGCGCCACCTCTGAACCCGTGCACGGCGTGCAGGCGCTGGCGACACCGGAAGCCGGCGTCACGCCCGGCTGGCGGCCCGATCGCCTGCACTGA
- a CDS encoding DUF4390 domain-containing protein: protein MSMISRLCCALLLAFLLLPLGADGQAHADEPRFTRIEPVIRDGKLEIDAEVDFQLNDQLRDAAERGLPLYFTADVVISRSRWWWFDDTVVDATLTWRVVYNALTRQWRAGAGELTFPVASLDQAMDLVRHIHGWQLTDVSELDYGVSYSGQLRLRLDTSQLARPFQVNALNSSSWSLATPWTDFSFSLAEPRNPS from the coding sequence ATGTCGATGATCTCTCGCTTATGTTGTGCGCTACTGCTGGCATTCCTGCTGCTTCCCCTGGGGGCGGACGGGCAGGCGCACGCCGATGAACCGCGCTTCACTCGCATTGAGCCCGTTATCCGCGATGGCAAGCTGGAAATCGACGCCGAGGTCGACTTCCAGCTCAACGACCAGCTGCGCGACGCGGCCGAGCGCGGGTTGCCCCTGTATTTCACGGCCGATGTGGTCATCAGCCGCTCGCGCTGGTGGTGGTTCGACGACACCGTGGTCGACGCCACCCTGACCTGGCGCGTGGTCTACAACGCCCTTACCCGCCAATGGCGCGCCGGCGCGGGCGAACTCACTTTTCCGGTCGCCTCGCTGGACCAGGCCATGGACCTGGTGCGCCATATCCACGGCTGGCAACTGACCGATGTTTCCGAGCTGGACTACGGCGTGTCTTATAGCGGCCAGCTGCGCCTGCGGCTCGACACCTCGCAACTGGCGCGGCCGTTCCAGGTCAACGCGCTCAACAGCAGTTCGTGGTCGCTGGCCACGCCCTGGACCGACTTCTCGTTCTCGTTGGCCGAACCCCGGAACCCGTCATGA
- the trkA gene encoding Trk system potassium transporter TrkA, whose product MKILIMGAGRVGTSVAENLVSEQNDITVIDTNVDHLRYLQDRFDLRVVHGDGTQVVVLEAAGAADADLFIACSASDAANMVGCKIARQLFNVPRRIARIRMPDFAEHPELMGEEGFCIDALISPERSVTTYLHSLIEFPEALQVVEFADGRISVVTVRVGHGSPMAHHPVAQLREVWPDVAARVVDVVRDGRPLQASRGTVIAPGDEVVLVVDSRHARRAVRQLRDAEKSVRRVMIAGGGNIGLRLARQLAEENYSVRIIERNEKRCEYLVAELPSSVLVLHGSGTDEELLDRENIGDMDTWLALTSDDEDNIMSSLLAKRMGARKVIALINRQAYGELMQGSHIDIAVSPSQATMSELLRHVRRGDIAAVHRLRQGVAEAIEAVAHGDRSTSKVVGRAVGDIRLPKGASIGALARGDEILMPDDDTIIQTDDHVIVFVPSRQMMPRVEKLFQVSASFF is encoded by the coding sequence ATGAAGATCCTCATCATGGGGGCCGGCCGCGTGGGAACCAGCGTGGCCGAAAACCTGGTGTCGGAGCAAAACGACATCACGGTCATCGACACCAACGTCGATCATCTGCGCTACCTGCAGGATCGCTTCGATCTGCGCGTGGTGCATGGCGACGGCACCCAGGTCGTCGTGCTGGAGGCCGCCGGCGCCGCCGACGCCGACCTGTTCATCGCCTGTTCGGCCTCCGATGCGGCCAACATGGTGGGATGCAAGATCGCGCGGCAGCTGTTCAACGTGCCGCGCCGCATCGCCCGCATCCGCATGCCCGATTTCGCCGAGCATCCCGAACTCATGGGCGAAGAAGGCTTCTGTATAGACGCCCTGATCAGCCCCGAGCGCAGCGTTACTACCTATCTGCACAGCCTGATCGAATTCCCCGAAGCCCTGCAGGTGGTCGAATTCGCCGACGGCCGCATCAGCGTGGTTACAGTGCGGGTCGGGCACGGCAGCCCCATGGCGCATCACCCGGTGGCGCAGTTGCGCGAAGTCTGGCCCGACGTGGCCGCCCGCGTGGTCGACGTCGTGCGCGATGGCCGGCCCTTGCAGGCCAGCCGCGGCACGGTCATTGCGCCAGGCGACGAAGTCGTGCTGGTGGTCGATTCGCGCCACGCGCGCCGCGCGGTGCGGCAACTGCGCGATGCCGAGAAATCCGTGCGCCGCGTCATGATCGCCGGGGGCGGCAACATCGGCCTGCGCCTGGCGCGCCAGCTGGCCGAAGAAAACTACAGCGTGCGCATCATCGAGCGCAACGAAAAGCGCTGCGAATACCTGGTGGCCGAGCTGCCCAGCAGCGTGCTGGTGCTGCACGGCAGTGGCACCGACGAAGAACTGCTCGACCGCGAGAACATCGGCGACATGGACACCTGGCTGGCCCTGACCAGCGACGACGAAGACAACATCATGTCGTCGCTGCTGGCCAAGCGCATGGGCGCGCGCAAGGTCATCGCCCTGATCAACCGCCAGGCTTATGGCGAACTGATGCAGGGCAGCCATATCGACATCGCCGTGTCGCCGTCGCAGGCCACCATGAGCGAACTGCTGCGCCACGTGCGCCGTGGCGACATCGCCGCCGTGCACCGTTTGCGCCAGGGCGTGGCCGAGGCCATCGAGGCCGTGGCGCACGGCGACCGCAGCACTTCCAAGGTGGTGGGGCGCGCGGTGGGCGACATCCGCCTGCCCAAGGGGGCCAGCATCGGCGCGCTGGCCCGCGGCGATGAAATCCTGATGCCCGACGACGACACGATCATCCAGACCGACGACCACGTCATCGTGTTCGTGCCGTCGCGCCAGATGATGCCGCGTGTCGAGAAGCTGTTCCAGGTATCGGCGTCTTTCTTCTGA